One Sphingomicrobium marinum genomic window carries:
- the queG gene encoding tRNA epoxyqueuosine(34) reductase QueG gives MASLEDQIREEAMKLGFVACGFCDADATVPEAGAGLFDFLAEGRHGEMSWLEGRKEQRAAPKGLWPNCKSVIALAMSYAPDEDPRALAGQGDVGRISVYAQGKDYHDVVKKKLKALARWLVAETDCELKVFVDTAPVMEKPLSAAAGIGWQGKHTNLLSRTHGNWLFLGVIYTTLELEADAPASEHCGSCTACIDACPTGAITSPHRIDARACISYLTIELHGPIPHQYREQIGNRIYGCDDCLAACPWNSFAETAQRHAKFLPREELRAPKLADLLALDDAAFRAKFSGSPIKRIGRNRMVRNCLIAAGNSGDAGLRVHVQPHVADPDPVVAEAARWALDKL, from the coding sequence ATGGCAAGCCTTGAAGACCAAATCCGTGAAGAAGCTATGAAGCTGGGCTTTGTGGCGTGCGGTTTTTGCGATGCCGATGCGACGGTGCCCGAGGCAGGCGCGGGGCTGTTCGACTTTCTTGCGGAGGGGCGCCATGGCGAGATGTCGTGGCTGGAAGGGCGCAAGGAGCAGCGCGCCGCGCCCAAGGGATTGTGGCCCAACTGCAAAAGCGTGATCGCGCTGGCGATGAGCTATGCGCCTGATGAGGACCCGCGCGCGCTTGCGGGGCAGGGCGATGTCGGGCGGATCAGCGTCTATGCGCAGGGCAAGGATTATCACGATGTCGTCAAGAAGAAGCTTAAAGCGCTCGCCCGCTGGCTGGTGGCGGAGACCGACTGCGAACTGAAGGTCTTCGTCGATACCGCGCCGGTGATGGAGAAGCCGCTGAGCGCTGCGGCGGGGATCGGCTGGCAGGGCAAGCATACGAATTTGCTTAGCCGGACGCATGGCAACTGGCTGTTCCTCGGTGTAATTTACACCACGCTGGAGCTGGAGGCCGATGCGCCGGCAAGCGAGCATTGCGGAAGCTGCACCGCCTGTATCGATGCCTGCCCGACGGGCGCGATCACTTCGCCGCACCGCATCGATGCGCGGGCGTGTATCTCGTATCTCACCATCGAACTGCATGGGCCGATACCGCATCAATATCGCGAGCAGATCGGTAATCGTATCTACGGCTGCGATGACTGCCTTGCGGCATGTCCGTGGAACAGCTTTGCCGAAACCGCGCAGCGCCATGCAAAGTTTCTACCTCGCGAAGAATTGCGCGCGCCCAAGTTGGCCGACCTGCTGGCGCTCGATGACGCCGCCTTCCGTGCCAAGTTTTCAGGCTCGCCGATCAAACGGATCGGGCGCAATCGGATGGTACGCAATTGCTTGATCGCGGCGGGCAACAGCGGCGATGCGGGCTTGCGCGTGCATGTCCAACCGCATGTTGCCGATCCCGATCCAGTAGTGGCCGAAGCGGCGCGCTGGGCGCTCGACAAACTCTAG
- a CDS encoding ABC transporter permease — MTAPALAATDRQRLPEWLRAALVIGRRDYVATVFSKTFFFFLFGPLFPILLGGVFGGVGSQIADSQENPRVAVVASQADYDRIIEASRRLTQLVPAASRVDLQRFEPEANVAAQRQRLLDGDEGFFVGVLEDPFAEEPWFRGSVGQRDSIVRQLNLFISEAKQAETASPVNVELELDRQENRAVTSAETQRKQLARGAQLALFFVTLLLATMLLSQMLEEKSNKVIEVLAAAVPVTSIFVGKLFAMLAISLTGLIIWMAIGLAGFFALASDSSVATLFTGPAVGWPLFLFLMLVYFAMSYLLIGAFFLGIGAQASTARDVQIMSMPMTFLQVALVMLAFVGVSQPGSVWAWAAILFPLSSPFAMAGIAAQESAGWYHLVGIAYQALWVFLILRVSAIFFKRSVLKSRAPKRAKKSASAIPV, encoded by the coding sequence ATGACCGCCCCCGCACTAGCCGCCACCGACCGGCAGCGGCTGCCCGAATGGCTGCGCGCTGCATTGGTCATCGGGCGGCGCGATTATGTTGCCACGGTCTTTTCCAAGACCTTCTTCTTCTTCCTGTTCGGCCCGCTCTTTCCGATCCTGCTCGGCGGGGTGTTCGGCGGCGTCGGCAGCCAGATCGCCGACAGCCAGGAAAACCCACGCGTCGCGGTGGTCGCCAGTCAGGCGGATTATGACCGCATCATCGAAGCCAGCCGCCGACTGACTCAACTCGTCCCCGCAGCCAGCCGCGTGGACTTGCAGCGGTTCGAACCTGAAGCCAATGTCGCCGCGCAGCGCCAGCGACTACTCGATGGGGACGAGGGCTTTTTTGTCGGTGTGCTGGAGGATCCCTTCGCCGAAGAACCCTGGTTCCGGGGCTCGGTCGGGCAACGCGATTCCATCGTGCGACAGCTGAACCTCTTCATTTCCGAAGCGAAGCAGGCGGAAACAGCCTCGCCCGTCAATGTCGAGCTCGAACTGGACCGACAGGAAAATCGCGCCGTCACCTCGGCCGAAACGCAGCGCAAACAGCTTGCGCGCGGCGCTCAGCTCGCGCTCTTCTTCGTCACCCTCCTGCTCGCCACGATGCTGCTCAGCCAGATGCTCGAGGAGAAATCGAACAAGGTCATCGAGGTGCTCGCCGCCGCCGTCCCCGTCACCTCGATCTTTGTCGGCAAGCTTTTCGCCATGCTCGCCATCAGCCTGACCGGCCTCATTATCTGGATGGCCATCGGGCTCGCCGGCTTCTTCGCGCTGGCGAGCGACAGCAGCGTCGCCACCTTGTTTACCGGCCCCGCGGTCGGCTGGCCGCTCTTCCTGTTCCTGATGCTCGTATATTTCGCGATGAGCTATCTCCTCATCGGTGCCTTTTTCCTTGGGATCGGCGCGCAGGCCTCGACCGCGCGCGACGTCCAGATCATGTCGATGCCGATGACCTTTCTGCAGGTCGCGCTCGTCATGCTCGCCTTCGTTGGCGTCAGCCAGCCGGGCAGCGTATGGGCCTGGGCTGCAATCCTGTTCCCGCTGTCATCGCCCTTCGCCATGGCCGGCATTGCAGCGCAGGAAAGCGCGGGTTGGTATCACCTCGTCGGCATTGCCTACCAGGCGCTGTGGGTCTTCCTGATCCTGCGCGTATCGGCGATCTTCTTCAAACGCAGCGTCCTCAAATCGCGCGCGCCCAAAAGGGCTAAAAAGAGCGCGTCGGCCATTCCGGTTTGA
- a CDS encoding adenosine kinase: protein MTDPRLDVLCIGNAIVDVIADATDEFLESQGLKKGSMNLIDAERAEELYGLMNPGREISGGSAGNTAAGIAALGGKAGFIGQVNDDQLGQIYKHDIEAAGVEFLVSPSVNVDPTARSLILVTPDAQRTMNTYLGAAQQLPADAIDSATIGDAAILYLEGYLWDPPGPRSAMEKAIDAARDAGRKVAFTLSDGFVIDRYRKDFNALIDDGRIDILFANEAEIKALTGEDDFDEAVDAVAPKVPVLVVTRSEKGAIAVEDGHRARMRAEKIEELVDTTGAGDLFAAGFLAGTARGLDLEACLRLGAIAAAEVIQHYGARPEADLTALAKDVLA from the coding sequence GTGACCGACCCTCGCCTTGATGTGCTGTGCATCGGCAATGCCATTGTCGACGTAATCGCGGACGCGACCGATGAATTCCTGGAAAGCCAGGGCCTCAAGAAGGGTTCGATGAACCTGATCGACGCCGAGCGCGCCGAAGAACTGTATGGCCTGATGAACCCGGGCCGCGAAATTTCGGGCGGATCGGCGGGTAATACGGCGGCAGGTATCGCCGCACTGGGCGGCAAGGCGGGCTTTATCGGCCAGGTCAACGACGACCAGCTTGGTCAGATCTACAAGCATGACATCGAGGCCGCGGGCGTCGAATTCCTCGTATCCCCGAGCGTCAATGTCGATCCGACCGCGCGCAGCCTCATCCTGGTGACGCCCGATGCGCAGCGCACCATGAACACCTATCTGGGCGCGGCGCAGCAGCTGCCCGCCGACGCTATCGACAGCGCCACGATCGGGGATGCCGCGATCCTCTATCTCGAGGGTTATCTGTGGGATCCGCCGGGTCCGCGATCGGCGATGGAAAAGGCCATCGATGCGGCGCGCGATGCCGGGCGCAAGGTCGCCTTCACGCTGTCGGACGGGTTCGTAATCGACCGCTACCGGAAAGATTTCAACGCGCTGATCGACGACGGCAGGATCGACATTCTTTTTGCCAACGAGGCCGAGATCAAGGCGCTGACCGGCGAAGACGATTTCGACGAAGCGGTCGATGCCGTCGCACCCAAGGTGCCGGTGCTGGTCGTGACCCGCTCCGAAAAAGGCGCGATCGCGGTCGAAGACGGTCACCGCGCACGTATGCGGGCGGAAAAGATCGAAGAGTTGGTGGACACGACCGGCGCGGGCGACCTGTTTGCCGCAGGCTTTCTTGCCGGCACCGCACGCGGGCTCGACCTTGAAGCGTGCCTTCGCCTCGGCGCCATCGCGGCGGCCGAGGTGATCCAGCATTATGGCGCGCGCCCCGAAGCCGACCTTACCGCGCTGGCCAAGGACGTGCTGGCCTAG
- a CDS encoding sodium-dependent transporter encodes MVGTTGAAPGHENWSSRAAFILAAIGSAVGLGNLVRFPAEAGANGGGAFVIFYIFCIVLIGLPVLLSEILIGRHGQAAAPQSVRKTARDSNASEAWSILATIGMIAAFLILCFYSVIGGWVLYYIGTFAGEIFNSGLFSGAFQGRSAEDVQGLMPGLFANGSLQVILHLVFIGITIFFVARGVNRGIEFVATWLMPIFFLIFLGITIYGLFTGDFGRTAEYLFTFDLSKLTGPVMLAAVGQAFFSLSLGSAMMITYGAYAGRDINLAKTSGIIATADTSVALLAGFAIFPIVFAAGLDVSAGLGLMFQTLPVAFQTMPAGTLIGLLFFIMVFFAALTSAVALLEAPTSWALDKFRMGRQRTTMITGGLVLLVGGVAALSSTVFAGWEPLGFIPLFEGQDFFNTLDVLTGKVMLPVAALITAIFVGWIADRRLLDAENGLDGAMHHIWRFLVAWLCPIVLIAILVVGIFPGILG; translated from the coding sequence CCACCGGAGCCGCACCTGGCCACGAAAACTGGTCAAGCCGCGCCGCCTTCATCCTGGCTGCCATCGGCTCTGCTGTTGGCCTTGGCAACCTTGTTCGCTTCCCTGCAGAAGCCGGCGCCAATGGCGGCGGCGCGTTCGTCATTTTCTACATCTTCTGCATCGTGCTGATCGGCTTGCCGGTGCTGCTTTCGGAAATCCTGATCGGCCGTCATGGCCAGGCCGCCGCGCCCCAATCGGTGCGCAAGACGGCGCGGGACAGCAATGCCTCCGAAGCCTGGTCGATCCTTGCCACGATCGGCATGATCGCGGCCTTCCTGATCCTGTGTTTCTATTCGGTGATCGGCGGCTGGGTGCTCTATTACATCGGCACCTTTGCCGGCGAGATCTTCAATAGCGGCCTTTTCTCGGGCGCCTTCCAGGGCAGGAGCGCGGAAGACGTGCAGGGCTTGATGCCCGGACTGTTCGCCAATGGATCGCTGCAGGTCATCCTGCATCTGGTTTTCATCGGCATCACGATCTTCTTCGTCGCGCGCGGCGTCAATCGCGGCATCGAATTCGTCGCCACGTGGCTGATGCCGATCTTCTTCCTGATCTTCCTGGGCATCACGATTTACGGCCTGTTCACGGGCGACTTCGGGCGCACCGCGGAATATCTCTTTACGTTCGACCTGTCCAAGCTGACGGGGCCGGTGATGCTGGCGGCGGTCGGTCAGGCCTTCTTCTCGCTGTCGCTTGGTTCGGCCATGATGATCACCTACGGCGCCTATGCCGGACGCGACATCAATCTCGCCAAGACCTCGGGCATCATCGCCACCGCGGATACCTCGGTCGCGCTGCTCGCAGGCTTCGCGATTTTCCCGATCGTCTTCGCCGCCGGGCTGGACGTCAGCGCGGGTCTCGGCCTCATGTTCCAGACGCTGCCGGTTGCCTTCCAGACGATGCCAGCGGGCACGCTGATCGGCCTTCTCTTCTTCATCATGGTGTTCTTTGCCGCGCTGACCAGCGCCGTGGCGCTCCTCGAAGCGCCGACCAGCTGGGCGCTAGACAAGTTCAGGATGGGCCGCCAGCGCACCACGATGATCACTGGCGGGCTCGTATTGCTTGTGGGCGGGGTTGCCGCCCTGTCGTCGACGGTCTTTGCAGGCTGGGAGCCCCTGGGCTTCATCCCGCTCTTCGAGGGCCAGGATTTCTTCAACACGCTCGACGTGCTCACGGGCAAGGTGATGCTGCCGGTCGCGGCATTGATCACCGCCATCTTCGTCGGTTGGATCGCCGATCGTCGCCTGCTCGATGCGGAAAACGGGCTTGATGGGGCGATGCACCATATCTGGCGCTTCCTCGTCGCATGGCTGTGCCCGATCGTACTGATCGCGATCCTCGTGGTCGGCATCTTCCCGGGCATTCTCGGCTAG
- a CDS encoding ABC transporter ATP-binding protein, with product MTSDTLGAYAAEAHGIVKIFDDKRAVDGVSLKVPTGSIFGILGPNGAGKTTTIRTMLGIIDPDEGQRTLLGYDRPLEVAHDVGYLPEERGLYPSMTAKEAIAFMGHLRNLPLDIGRERGVELLKHHDLHEWIDKPIRSLSKGMAQTVQLLGTIVHRPKLIVFDEPFSGLDAINQGKLEDLIRGEAAKGATVIFSTHVIAHAERLCEEVAIIAGGKVAFSGPVDTARERLRPIVHLKTRNADGPWRAAIPKNARMNGNGLVFELPESGPEPLLKALIDGNAGIETLSIERPGLHDAFVDIAGEAAAAAMEER from the coding sequence ATGACGTCAGACACCCTGGGCGCTTACGCCGCCGAAGCGCATGGCATCGTCAAGATTTTTGACGATAAGCGCGCCGTCGACGGCGTCAGTCTTAAAGTCCCGACGGGCTCTATCTTCGGTATTCTCGGCCCCAACGGCGCGGGCAAGACGACGACGATCCGTACCATGCTGGGCATCATCGACCCCGATGAAGGGCAGCGCACCCTGCTCGGCTACGATCGCCCGCTCGAAGTCGCGCACGATGTCGGCTACCTGCCCGAAGAACGCGGCCTCTATCCGTCGATGACGGCCAAGGAAGCGATCGCGTTCATGGGTCACCTGCGCAATTTGCCGCTCGATATCGGTCGCGAACGCGGGGTCGAACTATTGAAGCATCATGACCTGCACGAGTGGATCGACAAGCCGATCCGCTCGCTGTCGAAGGGCATGGCGCAGACCGTCCAGCTGCTCGGCACCATCGTGCATCGCCCCAAGCTGATCGTGTTCGACGAACCCTTTTCGGGGCTCGATGCGATCAACCAGGGCAAGCTCGAAGACCTCATCCGCGGCGAGGCTGCCAAGGGCGCCACCGTCATCTTCTCGACCCACGTCATCGCGCATGCCGAGCGGCTGTGTGAGGAAGTCGCGATCATCGCGGGCGGCAAGGTCGCCTTTTCCGGCCCGGTGGATACGGCGCGCGAACGCTTGCGCCCAATCGTCCACCTCAAGACCCGCAACGCTGACGGGCCGTGGCGCGCCGCTATTCCCAAGAATGCGCGGATGAACGGCAACGGGCTTGTCTTCGAACTTCCCGAAAGTGGTCCCGAACCGCTCCTCAAGGCGCTGATCGACGGCAATGCCGGGATCGAAACGCTGTCGATCGAGCGCCCGGGCCTGCATGACGCCTTTGTCGATATCGCCGGCGAAGCGGCGGCTGCCGCCATGGAGGAGCGCTGA
- a CDS encoding VOC family protein, translating to MGRITGIGGIFIKRKDVDATTQWYKDMLGIAGEYGPSFRWADEPKEDPFSLLSSFKDDTDYLDPSPHPFMVNLRVDDLDSFQKELEEKGVKILGRVDEPYGKFAWIMDPDGVKIELWEQIGPAPAD from the coding sequence ATGGGACGGATCACCGGCATTGGCGGGATTTTCATCAAGCGCAAGGACGTCGATGCGACCACGCAGTGGTACAAGGATATGCTCGGCATCGCAGGCGAATACGGGCCGAGCTTTCGCTGGGCCGACGAACCCAAGGAAGACCCGTTCAGCCTGCTCTCCAGCTTCAAGGACGACACCGACTATCTCGACCCTTCGCCGCATCCCTTCATGGTCAACCTGCGCGTCGACGATCTCGACAGCTTCCAGAAAGAACTGGAAGAAAAAGGCGTAAAAATTCTGGGCCGCGTCGACGAACCCTACGGCAAGTTCGCCTGGATCATGGACCCCGATGGCGTGAAGATCGAACTATGGGAGCAGATCGGCCCGGCGCCGGCGGATTAG
- a CDS encoding amino acid permease yields MILGRVKPLDAILATAEKKSLHRSLGALQLTLFGVGCIIGTGIFVLTAAGAQKAGPGLMLAFVIAGLVCMVAALCYAEIASTIPVAGSAYTYSYATMGEFLAWTVGWALVLEYAIAASAVSVGWSGYFAGTILNEFMGIYLPQWLAAGPLALGGQPGGLINLPAAIIALLVTWLLMIGTSESAKVNAILVAIKVSALTVFIFLTVPQAEMARFNPFLPAGMFGGFGSGVGAVGAAATIFFAYVGFDAVSTAAEETKNPQRNVPIGLVGSLLICTIFYVLVAAGAIGTIGGQPIMGPNGIPFPAGSEELARQCALAAHSAKLVCSDEALAHVLREIGFSGIGNALGIAAFLALPSVILVLLFAQTRIFFVMSRDGLLPEFLSKVHPKWKTPHVVTAITGLVVATGAAFFPVGQLADIANAGTLYAFAMVAIAVMVLRKTDADRPRSFRTPMLWLVGPATVFGCAFLFLNLPAEAMMVLPIWTAIGIVIYFLYGYRKSHLGRGIIEVHEPEIHDIEPAIPGVDERDPLDPPRRPPES; encoded by the coding sequence ATGATTCTTGGTCGCGTGAAGCCGCTCGACGCCATCCTGGCGACGGCGGAAAAGAAATCGCTGCACCGCTCGCTCGGTGCGTTGCAACTCACCCTGTTTGGCGTCGGCTGCATTATCGGGACGGGCATCTTCGTGCTGACCGCCGCCGGCGCGCAAAAGGCCGGCCCCGGCCTCATGCTCGCTTTCGTCATTGCCGGCCTTGTCTGCATGGTGGCCGCGCTTTGCTATGCCGAGATCGCCTCGACGATCCCCGTCGCAGGCTCGGCCTACACCTACAGCTACGCCACGATGGGCGAGTTTCTTGCCTGGACGGTAGGGTGGGCGCTGGTGCTCGAATATGCCATCGCCGCCAGCGCCGTCTCGGTCGGCTGGTCGGGCTATTTCGCGGGCACGATTCTGAACGAGTTCATGGGTATATACCTACCCCAGTGGCTGGCGGCAGGGCCGCTTGCGTTGGGCGGCCAGCCCGGCGGTCTCATCAACCTGCCTGCGGCGATCATAGCGCTGCTGGTCACCTGGCTGCTGATGATCGGCACCAGCGAGAGCGCAAAGGTCAACGCCATCCTCGTCGCGATCAAGGTTTCCGCGCTCACCGTCTTCATCTTCCTCACCGTCCCGCAAGCCGAGATGGCGCGGTTCAACCCTTTCCTGCCGGCCGGCATGTTCGGCGGCTTCGGGTCGGGGGTCGGGGCGGTCGGCGCGGCGGCGACGATCTTCTTCGCCTATGTCGGCTTCGATGCCGTTTCGACCGCGGCGGAGGAAACCAAGAACCCGCAGCGCAACGTGCCCATCGGTCTCGTCGGCAGCCTTCTCATCTGCACGATCTTTTACGTGCTGGTGGCGGCGGGCGCGATCGGGACGATCGGCGGCCAGCCCATCATGGGCCCCAACGGCATCCCTTTCCCGGCAGGATCGGAAGAACTGGCGCGTCAATGCGCCCTTGCCGCACATAGCGCCAAGCTCGTCTGTTCGGATGAAGCGCTTGCCCACGTGCTGCGTGAAATCGGTTTTTCGGGCATCGGCAATGCGCTGGGCATAGCCGCGTTCCTCGCGCTGCCGTCGGTCATCCTAGTGCTCCTGTTCGCGCAGACGCGTATCTTTTTCGTGATGAGCCGCGATGGCCTGCTGCCCGAATTCCTGTCCAAGGTTCACCCCAAGTGGAAGACCCCGCACGTCGTCACCGCGATAACCGGGCTGGTCGTTGCCACCGGCGCCGCGTTCTTCCCGGTGGGCCAACTGGCCGACATCGCCAATGCCGGAACACTTTACGCCTTCGCAATGGTCGCCATTGCCGTGATGGTGCTGCGCAAGACCGATGCCGATCGGCCGCGAAGCTTCCGCACACCGATGCTGTGGCTGGTTGGACCGGCGACCGTCTTCGGCTGCGCCTTCCTGTTCCTCAACCTGCCGGCGGAGGCCATGATGGTCCTGCCGATCTGGACCGCGATCGGGATCGTGATCTACTTCCTCTATGGCTACCGAAAGAGCCATCTGGGACGCGGCATCATCGAGGTGCACGAGCCCGAAATCCACGATATCGAGCCCGCCATTCCGGGCGTTGATGAACGCGATCCGCTCGACCCGCCGCGGCGTCCGCCCGAAAGCTAG